A single window of Syngnathus acus chromosome 23, fSynAcu1.2, whole genome shotgun sequence DNA harbors:
- the nap1l1 gene encoding nucleosome assembly protein 1-like 1 isoform X1: protein MADVDNKDQATIDPADMEDMEEVEEEETVENSKSKARQLTEQLMQNPQILAALQEGLDGLNGSPSGYIESLPKVVKRRINALKNLQVKCAHIEAKFYEDVHELERKYAALYQPLFDKRSDIVKAAYEPTDEECKWKADEEEELTVSKQDEMKEKAKLEEEKKDEEKEDPKGIPEFWLTVFKNVDLLSDMLQEHDEPILKHLQDIKVKYSDPGQPMSFGLEFHFEPNDFFTNTVLTKTYKMRSEPDENDPFSFDGPEIISCTGSTIDWTKGKNVTLKTIKKKQKHKGRGTVRTVTKTVPNDSFFNFFTPPDVPENGELDEDSEAVLTADFEIGHFIRERIVPRAVLYFTGEAIEDDDDDYDEEGEEADDEEGEEEADEENDPDYDPKKDAASPAECKSQ from the exons ATGGCAGACGTTGACAA CAAAGACCAAGCTACGATTGACCCGGCAGATATGGAAGATATGGAAGaagtggaagaggaggagactgtagaaaattcaaaaagcaaag CTCGTCAGCTGACGGAGCAGCTTATGCAGAATCCACAGATCCTGGCTGCGCTCCAGGAAGGCCTCGACGGCCTCAACGGTTCACCATCAGGGTACATCGAGAG TTTACCAAAGGTTGTGAAGCGACGCATCAACGCCCTTAAGAACCTGCAGGTGAAGTGCGCCCACATTGAGGCCAAGTTCTACGAGGACGTCCACGAACTGGAGAGAAAGTACGCCGCCCTTTACCAGCCCCTCTTCGACAAA aGAAGTGACATTGTCAAAGCAGCTTATGAGCCCACAGATGAGGAATGCAAGTGGAAAgcagatgaggaggaagagctgACAGTAAGTAAGCAG GATGAGATGAAGGAGAAGGCTAAGCTagaggaagagaagaaggatgaggagaaggaggaccCCAAAGGCATCCCGGAGTTCTGGTTAACAGTGTTTAAAAACGTGGACCTCCTCAGTGACATGCTGCAG GAGCATGACGAGCCCATCCTCAAACATTTACAAGATATCAAAGTGAAATACTCAGATCCAGGGCAACCCATG AGCTTCGGTTTAGAGTTCCACTTTGAGCCCAACGACTTTTTCACAAACACAGTGTTGACGAAAACCTACAAAATGAGGTCAGAGCCCGACGAGAACGATCCTTTCTCCTTTGACGGACCTGAAATCATTTCATGCACGGG TTCCACGATCGACTGGACAAAGGGCAAGAACGTCACGTTGAAAACCATCaagaagaagcagaagcaCAAGGGCCGAGGCACAGTCAGGACCGTCACCAAAACAGTTCCCAACGActccttttttaatttcttcacaCCACCGGACG tccCTGAAAATGGAGAGTTG GATGAGGATTCGGAGGCAGTCCTGACAGCCGACTTTGAGATCGGCCACTTCATCCGTGAGCGCATCGTTCCCCGGGCCGTGTTGTACTTCACGGGAGAGGCCATCGAGGATGACGATGACGAC TACgatgaggagggggaggaggccGACGACGAG GAAGGCGAGGAGGAAGCCGACGAGGAGAACGATCCCGACTACGATCCCAAG AAGGACGCGGCCTCTCCAGCTGAGTGCAAGTCTCAGTGA
- the nap1l1 gene encoding nucleosome assembly protein 1-like 1 isoform X2: MADVDNKDQATIDPADMEDMEEVEEEETVENSKSKARQLTEQLMQNPQILAALQEGLDGLNGSPSGYIESLPKVVKRRINALKNLQVKCAHIEAKFYEDVHELERKYAALYQPLFDKRSDIVKAAYEPTDEECKWKADEEEELTDEMKEKAKLEEEKKDEEKEDPKGIPEFWLTVFKNVDLLSDMLQEHDEPILKHLQDIKVKYSDPGQPMSFGLEFHFEPNDFFTNTVLTKTYKMRSEPDENDPFSFDGPEIISCTGSTIDWTKGKNVTLKTIKKKQKHKGRGTVRTVTKTVPNDSFFNFFTPPDVPENGELDEDSEAVLTADFEIGHFIRERIVPRAVLYFTGEAIEDDDDDYDEEGEEADDEEGEEEADEENDPDYDPKKDAASPAECKSQ; encoded by the exons ATGGCAGACGTTGACAA CAAAGACCAAGCTACGATTGACCCGGCAGATATGGAAGATATGGAAGaagtggaagaggaggagactgtagaaaattcaaaaagcaaag CTCGTCAGCTGACGGAGCAGCTTATGCAGAATCCACAGATCCTGGCTGCGCTCCAGGAAGGCCTCGACGGCCTCAACGGTTCACCATCAGGGTACATCGAGAG TTTACCAAAGGTTGTGAAGCGACGCATCAACGCCCTTAAGAACCTGCAGGTGAAGTGCGCCCACATTGAGGCCAAGTTCTACGAGGACGTCCACGAACTGGAGAGAAAGTACGCCGCCCTTTACCAGCCCCTCTTCGACAAA aGAAGTGACATTGTCAAAGCAGCTTATGAGCCCACAGATGAGGAATGCAAGTGGAAAgcagatgaggaggaagagctgACA GATGAGATGAAGGAGAAGGCTAAGCTagaggaagagaagaaggatgaggagaaggaggaccCCAAAGGCATCCCGGAGTTCTGGTTAACAGTGTTTAAAAACGTGGACCTCCTCAGTGACATGCTGCAG GAGCATGACGAGCCCATCCTCAAACATTTACAAGATATCAAAGTGAAATACTCAGATCCAGGGCAACCCATG AGCTTCGGTTTAGAGTTCCACTTTGAGCCCAACGACTTTTTCACAAACACAGTGTTGACGAAAACCTACAAAATGAGGTCAGAGCCCGACGAGAACGATCCTTTCTCCTTTGACGGACCTGAAATCATTTCATGCACGGG TTCCACGATCGACTGGACAAAGGGCAAGAACGTCACGTTGAAAACCATCaagaagaagcagaagcaCAAGGGCCGAGGCACAGTCAGGACCGTCACCAAAACAGTTCCCAACGActccttttttaatttcttcacaCCACCGGACG tccCTGAAAATGGAGAGTTG GATGAGGATTCGGAGGCAGTCCTGACAGCCGACTTTGAGATCGGCCACTTCATCCGTGAGCGCATCGTTCCCCGGGCCGTGTTGTACTTCACGGGAGAGGCCATCGAGGATGACGATGACGAC TACgatgaggagggggaggaggccGACGACGAG GAAGGCGAGGAGGAAGCCGACGAGGAGAACGATCCCGACTACGATCCCAAG AAGGACGCGGCCTCTCCAGCTGAGTGCAAGTCTCAGTGA
- the phlda1 gene encoding pleckstrin homology-like domain family A member 1 translates to MLENGRKVFKEGVLEKRSDGLLQLWKKKLCVLTEEGVLLLPPKQQDHHVQQQQQPPQPHHNHHHHRGEDAGKVKELHFANMKTVDCVERKGKYIYFTVVMSEGKEIDFRCPQDEGWNAEITLQMVQYKNRQAILAVKSTRQKQQLLVVHMPGQSHKTLRSSPNVA, encoded by the coding sequence ATGTTGGAAAACGGCAGGAAGGTGTTCAAGGAAGGCGTGCTGGAGAAGAGGAGCGACGGCCTGCTCCAgctgtggaagaagaagctgtGCGTCCTGACTGAGGAAggcgtgctgctgctgccgcccaAGCAGCAAGATCATCacgtccagcagcagcagcaaccgcCGCAACCGCACCAcaaccatcaccaccaccgcGGAGAAGACGCGGGCAAAGTCAAGGAGCTCCACTTCGCCAACATGAAGACCGTGGACTGCGTGGAGCGCAAGGGCAAGTACATCTACTTCACCGTGGTCATGTCCGAGGGGAAGGAGATCGACTTCAGGTGCCCGCAGGACGAGGGCTGGAACGCGGAGATCACCCTGCAGATGGTCCAGTACAAGAACCGCCAGGCCATCCTTGCGGTTAAGTCCACCCGGCAGAAACAGCAGCTGCTCGTCGTGCACATGCCCGGACAGAGCCACAAGACCTTGCGGAGCTCGCCGAACGTTGCGTGA
- the nap1l1 gene encoding nucleosome assembly protein 1-like 1 isoform X3 — protein sequence MADVDNKDQATIDPADMEDMEEVEEEETVENSKSKARQLTEQLMQNPQILAALQEGLDGLNGSPSGYIESLPKVVKRRINALKNLQVKCAHIEAKFYEDVHELERKYAALYQPLFDKRSDIVKAAYEPTDEECKWKADEEEELTVSKQDEMKEKAKLEEEKKDEEKEDPKGIPEFWLTVFKNVDLLSDMLQEHDEPILKHLQDIKVKYSDPGQPMSFGLEFHFEPNDFFTNTVLTKTYKMRSEPDENDPFSFDGPEIISCTGSTIDWTKGKNVTLKTIKKKQKHKGRGTVRTVTKTVPNDSFFNFFTPPDVPENGELDEDSEAVLTADFEIGHFIRERIVPRAVLYFTGEAIEDDDDDYDEEGEEADDEEGEEEADEENDPDYDPKV from the exons ATGGCAGACGTTGACAA CAAAGACCAAGCTACGATTGACCCGGCAGATATGGAAGATATGGAAGaagtggaagaggaggagactgtagaaaattcaaaaagcaaag CTCGTCAGCTGACGGAGCAGCTTATGCAGAATCCACAGATCCTGGCTGCGCTCCAGGAAGGCCTCGACGGCCTCAACGGTTCACCATCAGGGTACATCGAGAG TTTACCAAAGGTTGTGAAGCGACGCATCAACGCCCTTAAGAACCTGCAGGTGAAGTGCGCCCACATTGAGGCCAAGTTCTACGAGGACGTCCACGAACTGGAGAGAAAGTACGCCGCCCTTTACCAGCCCCTCTTCGACAAA aGAAGTGACATTGTCAAAGCAGCTTATGAGCCCACAGATGAGGAATGCAAGTGGAAAgcagatgaggaggaagagctgACAGTAAGTAAGCAG GATGAGATGAAGGAGAAGGCTAAGCTagaggaagagaagaaggatgaggagaaggaggaccCCAAAGGCATCCCGGAGTTCTGGTTAACAGTGTTTAAAAACGTGGACCTCCTCAGTGACATGCTGCAG GAGCATGACGAGCCCATCCTCAAACATTTACAAGATATCAAAGTGAAATACTCAGATCCAGGGCAACCCATG AGCTTCGGTTTAGAGTTCCACTTTGAGCCCAACGACTTTTTCACAAACACAGTGTTGACGAAAACCTACAAAATGAGGTCAGAGCCCGACGAGAACGATCCTTTCTCCTTTGACGGACCTGAAATCATTTCATGCACGGG TTCCACGATCGACTGGACAAAGGGCAAGAACGTCACGTTGAAAACCATCaagaagaagcagaagcaCAAGGGCCGAGGCACAGTCAGGACCGTCACCAAAACAGTTCCCAACGActccttttttaatttcttcacaCCACCGGACG tccCTGAAAATGGAGAGTTG GATGAGGATTCGGAGGCAGTCCTGACAGCCGACTTTGAGATCGGCCACTTCATCCGTGAGCGCATCGTTCCCCGGGCCGTGTTGTACTTCACGGGAGAGGCCATCGAGGATGACGATGACGAC TACgatgaggagggggaggaggccGACGACGAG GAAGGCGAGGAGGAAGCCGACGAGGAGAACGATCCCGACTACGATCCCAAG GTTTAA